From the Cohaesibacter sp. ES.047 genome, the window TCAGATACTTGCGGCCCTTTGAATTCTTGCCCTGCTGCAAACGGATCAGTGCCAGACGCTCCTGAACCTGCTTTTCATAATCAGCCTTTGCCTGAGCAGAGGCCTTCAGATCAGGCTCCTTGATCTGCCGGGCAAAGTTGGCGCTGTTGGAATTGTTCTTGATAATCGCATTGCGCTGTTCTGGCGGAAGACGACGAATGGCCGCGAGCAGTTGTTGGCGTTCCTTGTCTGTCATGTTCTCCATACGCTCGGCGTAGAGCTTGCGCAACTCGTCCGGGTCGGTCGGCCAATCCGCGTTCTTGGCGACAAGCGGGTTTTTCTGATCAGGCGGGGGGAGACGTGAGGTGTCTGGGGGCAGGACAAGGCTGGCTCGCGGCGTGTATTCGATCCGCGGCTGATCCTTGGATGCGCCGCCACCGGCCAGGGACGAAATGTCATCAATCAACGCCTGTTCCTGCGTTACGCCGGTACCATAGGTGGTTCCTCCTATGCCCGAACAGGCGGCAAGGCCCAGCGGAGCCAGGAGGCATGCCATTGACAAGGCGGACTTGCCAAGCGCTGAGCGCCGGGTCTCGCTGTGACGGGATGGAAGGATTCGGCCTTCGGTCTTGTCTTCTTTCATGTCAGATTCGCCTTACAATATTCTGGCACTCTTCGGGCACTCTTTCGGGCAACATTCGGCGCGTCTGATAACCGGTTGTCCGATACGCTTGAACCTGCAATGCTCGCCAAAAACGCGATGTTGAGCCAAACACATACAGCTTATCAGGGTTTGAGATCAAGCACCATTCCTCAGGGCTTGATCGTTGGGAGCACAAAGATCACGGCTTTGCGGCATCATTGCGGCCAGAGTCCTCTCGATCAGCTGGCTCTATATCTTTGGGGCCGAAAAAGCTGTCATAGAACAACAAGACGGCACCGACCACGATCCAGCAGTCTGCAAGGTTGAAGACATACCAGCTGAAATCGCCCCATTGGCTTTCTATGTGAAAATGCAACAGGTCGACGACGGCACCGTGCAGGATACGGTCTATGCCATTACCAATCGCACCCGATAGGATCAGACCGAGTGCGATCGCCAGCATCCGGTTGTGCAGCCTCCAGATCCAGATCATGAGGCCAAGTGACGCGCAGCCCGCGACTCCGATCAGAAGATACCGGCCCAAATCGCTGTTCTGCTGAAACAGCCCGTAGCTGATGCCGCGATTCCACACGAGGATGAGATCCAGAAATGGCGTCAGTTGAACCGGTCCCTCTGTGAGCACAACCTCCTCGATGCCAAAACCATAGAGCATGAAGAGTTTGAACGCCTGATCCACCAGCAACCCGATGAAGGCGATGAAATAGCCAAGTTGTCTTGCCGACACGTCGGGTCCTTTCTGTCTTTTGACCGGTGCACCCATGAATGCCGGTTCGGGCAATTGAAGCTCAATGTGACAAAGCCGGACCTCGGGGCACCCCGCGATCCAGCCTGTCGTTGCCTAAAGGCCGTCAGTGACTTACGCGCCTTCGATTTCTCGCATGGCTGCGGCATCCCGCGGTGACAGATCAGGATACTCCGGATCCGATCCGACATCCGGCAGGATTTTCCAGCTGCGCTGGC encodes:
- the lspA gene encoding signal peptidase II; amino-acid sequence: MSARQLGYFIAFIGLLVDQAFKLFMLYGFGIEEVVLTEGPVQLTPFLDLILVWNRGISYGLFQQNSDLGRYLLIGVAGCASLGLMIWIWRLHNRMLAIALGLILSGAIGNGIDRILHGAVVDLLHFHIESQWGDFSWYVFNLADCWIVVGAVLLFYDSFFGPKDIEPADREDSGRNDAAKP